From a single Ornithorhynchus anatinus isolate Pmale09 chromosome 15, mOrnAna1.pri.v4, whole genome shotgun sequence genomic region:
- the MXRA5 gene encoding LOW QUALITY PROTEIN: matrix-remodeling-associated protein 5 (The sequence of the model RefSeq protein was modified relative to this genomic sequence to represent the inferred CDS: deleted 1 base in 1 codon): MKSAKMQKRAAWWVLSTVLIISLGHPRATQACPHQCACYIPTEVHCTFRSLASVPATISKHVERINLGFNSIQAISENSFAGLTKLELLMIHGNNIPSIPNGALKDLISLQVFKFSYNQLQVITGETFRGLASLMRLHLDHNKIEFIHPRAFGGLTSLRLLHLEGNLLRQLPPGTFSTFSLFEHFRLSTVRHLYLSDNAIRTLPAGMFYGMPLLENVYLHGNPWACDCRLKWLLRWDAAFAGVLKCKKDKAYEGGQLCSLCSSPKQLHKQEIQTLKDLTCVKPLIQSPLKLNSSSSSTEQEDEVEEEEEEEGEEEGDGHGRLSADAFQSPPWNITLNMTDEHGNKVDLACAIKKPVDLSQIRWNQSDPYEIDIDATIALDVACPMNRENYEKLWKLIAYYSEVPVKLRREQMLGRDPAGGYRYRQDTDHDALYYTGVRARVAAHPDWVTQPSVDLQFNRLRSTAEKVLLSFSTRFSQIVSTKDVGGRSSGSWVMIERNESVDGARTVLAGSGFELRCDTRASESPEILWVLPDGSVLRAPSDGRDGRFSVREDGRLTLRAAGYPDSGPYRCVARVRDETDSVVHRVSVQPPEVRPGDGEVSAIEKRAGEPITLPCGALAIPEAQLSWILPSREVVSDFSNSSRGFLLENGTLLIPGGQVADTGYYRCVAVNRQGMDRFTVKVTVRRKGLHRSANGGKPKKHSGPQTSPRTRADVIDDEGGSGTEDVGDPSEKHSDREVPGGAVPRRNGDDPGSPAKKNPKGRRKMKFWKGVERAPESNVAEGRRVFESRRRINMASKQINPQHWANILAKVRGRNLPRGTGGPLVSSPVPTATAPTARQEVTPPLPVPSPPVKPVARMTLPPEEASSDVSFLSQDELFSSAGPPAESDNDQRRFPTPESEPKPIGPEPREPTHFPGEPDGAYATDAPSFGTEPPGTTPPTSGARHTAPSPGGPYAEEAVTGSSSAGDVGGRASPAVSEEPPLDTVGLAGTETFTYFDPAAETDSRPDGGAGVHFGTSPLPPADLVPVRDDDGFGTPHPSRVSSPTSPFEESVPGEDPVPASPNPQIPPDRLKTTDGWVSPPPTPSTDQNTVGGLPTGREDGTSETESSSGKRKHDSETVSVTGFPLRLKNPNPVASLKDPETIPPTASKDGLRAPEATAIPDRESTASSSSVTRHSRRRPHGRRRLRPNRLRQGRKRVRPTASAPAETASSPTRSPITKGAANAPTSASVFWDRTSVPDLLAKGGDLAAAVTKSAPRRKGKKRPSKNKGARTTSLPRTFETQPSAPAHTTPGPLTPSAADVLPSPVTVPLLVVDSPEGMNRKGHPTATSQRLPSQEPRWETPFSVLEEKEVKRPDVTTNVNHFQTTALVPGIFFNSIGTPTSSKSLPVSESEEESLPSPPTATDATSPSSISLSSISSSAEAAPLSSSTSVTPQVTPSISSSVLPSGVPVGDSRKTAKDSSVFQVSPTTDLPAKADPTPTAPEASQRDERPTVLSPYDKTRHQSAGKVTTDAPEVTSRRDSKKTTLAAEDERNRFSQDFHGPPFSTPAKLKKSASPIPPAASKPFAKPVTTPSAVFSRTVSSSPRLATKESKENTIFNHVGTPDNEGSEADGEGAALVLEPNGSTTSSSNQNVINVPPRQERFQEIPGNTSNNSLSRAPNSHHHHGVLPFFRQRPAPPPPKSIPSRVAATSPSPATRGSFPHRVTSQPPLRFTNEPGITAYLSRVGPEGKTSIPPAITITTTTASTTVTALPSSRPRPVFPGRFGHPGQNRFHADPNAPANNHIPDPRESTRRVPGAGIPYYAGGRFPFLFNQNGTFARPGIPSKPQAPTILPLVNKRERKVTPGPFPRKAAQQSPPAVLSGPPPPTTQPPTPTPSPTAGLKTASPTHRFLTPQTTPSAGQSSGRGHSGNFKLPSGPNTFGGGHPASNFWPPGEKPRIVTKSAPTLSIPAETDAVLPCEATGEPRPFVTWTRIATGALMTPNTKTHRFEVLRNGTFVIRNAQPQDGGRYLCTATNLHGLDKMAVALSVAARPPEMATAHYRDVTVYLGDTIAMECLADGVPPPHISWIFPDRKVWQTVSTAEARITLHRNRTLSIKDATFSDRGVYKCVAGNAAGTDSLAVRLHVAALPPIIQQEKRENISLPPGIGVNIHCSAKAAPPPTIRWRLLDGTQIRPSQFANGNVFVFPNGTLYLRHVAPEDSGTYECVAANAVGVARRTVRLTVRQGGAEARIARTSPRQTDVTYGGTLRLDCSASGDPRPTILWRLPSKRMIDSLFSLETRTRVLANGSLVVQSVTDGDAGDYLCVARNRLGDDSAALRVNVTMRPARIERREEPDRRVAYGGGLTVDCVASGLPVPDVSWSLPDGSTVNALMQSDDGGGGAKRYVLFHNGTLYFHDVGLGEQGDYTCLAENPMGRDEMRIRVRVLAEPAAIRNKGDSVADVLYGEAVSVACESRGEPAPTVTWLSPANLPIPPASAKYRVSRDGTLLIREARRSDGGNYTCVVRNGAGEDRKVVRVRVSVRRPRINGSPDAVTAVREIAARGDRKLIDCRAEGVPAPRVLWAFPQGVVLPAPYYGRRITVHRNGTLDVRDLRESDSVRLVCIGRNEGGEARLVVQLTVLDPRGGPVFRDPVDEEITAAAGHTINLNCSAEGRPDPTVLWILPDGSEVPGGRRLGRFFHKGDGVLHISALAPADAGPYRCLARNPAGSAQRRVSLGVGPGPARPVSVPGGETLLLHCGPPGSRPVGVSWTLPGGRVLDRPQTAGRFTLFENGSLSVREASGEDRGTYLCRAAAVDHGPPLTSVPVAVVAPTAPRVVRSRAGSSVRLDCAVAGVPGAEVTWRLPDGSPLTAGPRARLYGNKLLHPQGALLIQRATPGDAGFYSCTARNQLGSHSQTTYVHVL, translated from the exons ATGAAATCTGCCAAGATGCAGAAGAGGGCCGCTTGGTGGGTACTGTCCACGGTGCTGATAATCTCTCTGGGACACCCTCGTGCAACGCAAGCATGTCCTCACCAGTGCGCCTGCTACATCCCTACTGAGGTCCACTGCACGTTTCGGTCTTTGGCATCGGTGCCGGCGACGATTTCTAAACACGTGGAAAGAATCAACCTGGG GTTTAATAGCATCCAGGCCATCTCAGAGAACTCCTTTGCGGGCCTCACTAAATTGGAGCTTCTCATGATCCATGGGAATAACATCCCGAGCATACCCAACGGGGCTTTAAAAGATCTAATCTCTCTCCAG GTCTTCAAGTTCAGCTACAACCAGCTCCAGGTGATCACGGGAGAAACGTTTCGGGGCCTCGCCAGCCTGATGAGGCTGCACCTTGACCACAACAAGATTGAATTCATCCACCCGCGGGCCTTCGGCGGCTTGACGTCCCTGAGACTGCTCCACCTGGAGGGGAACCTGCTCCGGCAACTGCCCCCCGGCACCTTCTCCACATTTTCCCTCTTCGAGCATTTCAGACTCTCGACCGTCCGTCACCTGTACCTGTCGGACAACGCGATCCGGACGCTGCCCGCGGGGATGTTCTACGGCATGCCCCTCCTGGAGAACGTGTACCTCCACGGCAACCCGTGGGCCTGTGACTGCCGCCTTAAGTGGCTCCTCCGGTGGGACGCGGCCTTCGCAG GGGTTTTGAAATGCAAAAAGGACAAAGCCTACGAAGGAGGCCAGCTCTGCTCACTGTGTTCCAGTCCCAAGCAGCTGCACAAACAGGAGATTCAAACTCTCAAAGACCTCACTTGTGTTAAGCCTCTTATACAGTCGCCCCTGAAGCTGAActctagcagcagcagcacagaacAGGAGgacgaggtggaggaagaggaggaggaggagggagaggaggagggcgacGGCCACGGTCGGCTTTCTGCGGACGCGTTTCAGTCCCCTCCCTGGAACATCACCCTGAATATGACGGATGAACACGGGAATAAGGTGGACCTGGCCTGTGCTATCAAGAAGCCGGTGGACCTGTCCCAGATCCGTTGGAACCAGAGCGATCCCTATGAAATCGATATCGACGCGACCATCGCCCTGGACGTCGCATGCCCGATGAACAGGGAAAACTACGAGAAACTGTGGAAGCTCATCGCTTATTACAGCGAGGTCCCGGTCAAACTGCGACGGGAGCAGATGCTCGGCCGAGACCCCGCCGGCGGCTACCGATACCGGCAAGACACGGATCACGACGCCCTGTACTACACGGGGGTCAGAGCTCGCGTGGCCGCCCACCCCGACTGGGTGACGCAACCGTCCGTCGACCTTCAGTTCAACCGGCTCCGCAGCACAGCGGAGAAggttctgctctccttctctacCCGGTTTTCCCAAATCGTCTCCACCAAAGACGTCGGCGGGCGGAGCAGCGGGAGCTGGGTGATGATCGAGCGGAACGAAAGCGTGGATGGAGCTCGGACGGTGCTGGCGGGCTCCGGATTCGAGTTGAGGTGCGACACGAGGGCCTCCGAGAGCCCGGAGATCCTCTGGGTCCTTCCGGACGGCTCCGTCTTGAGAGCCCCGTCTGACGGTCGGGACGGCAGGTTTTCGGTCCGCGAAGACGGTCGTCTCACCCTGAGGGCCGCGGGCTACCCGGATTCCGGCCCGTACCGGTGCGTGGCCCGCGTAAGGGACGAAACCGACAGCGTGGTCCACCGGGTTTCCGTCCAGCCTCcggaggtcaggccgggagacgGCGAGGTGTCCGCCATTGAAAAACGCGCCGGGGAGCCCATCACGCTGCCCTGTGGCGCTCTGGCGATCCCCGAAGCCCAGCTcagctggattctcccaagcagagAGGTGGTCAGTGACTTCTCCAACTCCTCTCGTGGCTTCCTTTTGGAAAACGGAACTCTACTCATCCCCGGTGGCCAAGTCGCCGATACCGGGTACTACCGATGCGTGGCCGTCAACAGACAGGGGATGGACCGTTTCACGGTGAAGGTAACGGTGAGGAGGAAAGGACTCCACAGGTCGGCCAACGGAGGCAAACCGAAGAAGCACTCGGGTCCTCAGACGTCCCCCCGGACGAGGGCGGACGTTATCGACGACGAGGGGGGGTCCGGGACCGAAGACGTGGGGGATCCATCCGAGAAACACTCGGATCGAGAGGTCCCGGGGGGGGCCGTTCCGCGAAGGAACGGCGATGACCCGGGGTCGCCGGCGAAGAAGAACCCGAAAGGCCGGAGGAAGATGAAATTCTGGAAgggcgtggaaagagccccggaaaGCAACgtggcagagggcaggagggtgtTTGAATCTCGGCGAAGGATCAATATGGCGAGCAAGCAAATTAATCCGCAGCACTGGGCCAACATTTTGGCTAAGGTCCGTGGGCGCAACCTTCCCAGGGGCACCGGAGGACCCCTCGTCTCCTCCCCGGTCCCGACGGCGACAGCGCCCACGGCGAGACAGGAAGTCACACCGCCCCTTCCCGTGCCCAGCCCCCCGGTGAAACCCGTCGCACGGATGACCCTGCCACCGGAGGAGGCCTCCTCAGATGTCTCCTTCCTCAGCCAAGACGAGCTGTTCTCCTCCGCAGGTCCTCCGGCCGAGAGCGACAACGATCAAAGACGCTTCCCAACCCCCGAATCTGAACCGAAGCCCATCGGCCCGGAACCGCGTGAGCCCACCCATTTCCCGGGAGAGCCCGACGGCGCCTACGCTACGGATGCTCCTTCTTTCGGGACAGAACCCCCGGGGACGACTCCTCCCACGTCCGGAGCACGACACACGGCACCCTCCCCCGGGGGGCCGTACGCTGAGGAAGCGGTGACGGGGAGCTCCTCCGCGGGAGACGTCGGAGGTCGGGCAAGCCCGGCTGTTTCCGAAGAGCCGCCGTTGGATACCGTTGGCCTGGCAGGGACCGAGACTTTCACGTATTTCGACCCCGCCGCGGAGACCGATTCCCGGCCCGACGGAGGGGCCGGCGTCCATTTTGGCACCTCGCCTCTCCCTCCAGCCGACTTGGTTCCAGTCAGAGATGATGATGGCTTCGGGACTCCTCACCCCAGTCGGGTTTCCTCTCCAACCTCGCCATTTGAAGAATCGGTCCCCGGAGAGGACCCTGTCCCAGCGTCTCCAAACCCACAGATCCCCCCAGACCGCCTCAAAACTACCGACGGTTGGGTcagccctccccccactccatcgACTGACCAGAACACGGTTGGGGGGCTTCCGACGGGACGGGAAGACGGGACCTCGGAAACGGAATCCTCGAGCGGGAAAAGGAAGCACGATTCGGAAACCGTCTCCGTAACGGGGTTTCCGCTCCGCCTGAAAAATCCAAATCCCGTCGCTTCCCTGAAGGATCCCGAGACGATCCCGCCTACCGCCTCGAAGGACGGACTGAGGGCTCCAGAAGCGACGGCGATTCCCGACAGGGAGTCGACGGCGTCCAGCTCTTCGGTCACCCGGCATTCGCGCAGGAGGCCCCATGGGAGGAGACGGTTAAGACCCAACAGGCTTCGTCAGGGGCGAAAACGTGTGCGGCCCACAGCCTCGGCCCCGGCAGAGACGGCCTCTAGTCCGACGCGATCACCGATCACCAAAGGGGCGGCTAATGCACCCACTTCGGCTTCTGTGTTCTGGGACAGAACCAGTGTTCCGGATCTGTTGGCCAAGGGTGGAGATTTAGCAGCAGCAGTGACCAAATCAGCTCCCcgtaggaagggaaagaaaaggccaTCCAAAAATAAAGGGGCAAGAACTACTTCGCTACCGAGGACTTTTGAAACTCAGCCAAGCGCTCCAGCCCACACTACAcccggacctctgactcctagcgcCGCTGACGTGCTGCCGTCTCCCGTCACGGTTCCTCTTCTAGTTGTGGACTCGCCTGAGGGAATGAATCGTAAAGGACACCCAACTGCTACCTCACAACGCCTTCCATCCCAAGAGCCTAGGTGGGAAACACCGTTTAGTGTTTTGGAAGAAAAGGAGGTGAAAAGGCCCGATGTAACCACTAATGTCAACCACTTCCAAACTACCGCTTTGGTCCCCGGTATATTTTTCAACAGCATCGGGACGCCTACCAGTTCTAAAAGTTTGCCGGTTTCCGAATCTGAGGAAGAATCCCTGCCAAGTCCTCCGACCGCAACCGACGCAACCTCGCCGTCGTCGATATCACTGTCATCCATATCGTCATCGGCAGAGGCAGCACCATTATCGTCATCAACATCCGTCACACCACAGGTGACTCCATCGATCTCCTCCTCGGTCCTGCCTTCTGGTGTGCCCGTGGGCGACTCTAGGAAAACGGCTAAAGACTCGTCAGTTTTCCAAGTATCACCTACGACCGATTTGCCTGCCAAAGCTGACCCGACACCTACCGCCCCTGAAGCATCTCAGCGCGACGAAAGGCCCACCGTACTCAGTCCCTACGACAAAACGCGACACCAATCTGCGGGGAAGGTGACGACCGATGCACCGGAAGTTACTTCGAGACGAGATTCCAAGAAAACCACGTTGGCCGCAGAAGACGAAAGGAATAGATTCTCTCAGGATTTTCACGGCCCTCCTTTCTCTACGCCTGCAAAGCTCAAAAAGTCAGCATCTCCGATCCCACCCGCTGCCTCGAAGCCTTTCGCTAAGCCCGTCACGACCCCATCGGCGGTTTTTTCAAGGACCGTGAGCTCCTCTCCTCGGCTGGCGACAAAGGAGTCCAAAGAAAATACTATATTTAACCACGTGGGGACCCCAGATAACGAAGGCTCTGAAGCCGACGGCGAAGGGGCCGCGCTTGTTTTGGAGCCAAATGGATCTACTACCTCTTCTTCCAACCAGAACGTAATTAACGTCCCTCCCAGACAAGAGCGGTTTCAGGAGATTCCCGGGAATACGTCGAACAACAGCTTATCGCGGGCTCCCAATTCTCACCATCACCACGGAGTCCTTCCCTTCTTCCGCCAacgcccggctccgcctcctccgAAATCTATTCCCTCGAGGGTCGCCGCCACGTCACCTTCCCCGGCCACACGAGGCTCATTCCCCCACCGCGTTacttcccagcctcctcttcGCTTTACCAACGAACCCGGAATAACCGCCTACCTGTCCCGGGTTGGACCGGAGGGGAAAACGTCCATTCCTCCGGCGATAACCATCACTACTACGACCGCTTCTACTACCGTTACGGCGCTTCCGTCATCCAGGCCCAGACCGGTCTTTCCCGGTCGATTTGGTCATCCGGGGCAGAACCGTTTCCACGCCGACCCGAACGCTCCGGCCAACAACCACATTCCCGATCCCAGGGAGTCGACCAGAAGGGTGCCCGGTGCGGGAATCCCCTATTATGCCGGGGGCCGTTTCCCTTTCTTGTTTAATCAGAACGGGACCTTCGCCCGACCGGGGATCCCCTCCAAACCCCAggcccccaccatcctccccctagtgaataaaagggagaggaaggtgacGCCAGGACCCTTCCCCCGGAAGGCCGCTCAGCAGAGCCCACCCGCGGTCCTGAGCGGACCTCCGCCCCCAACGACCCAACCGCCGACTCCCACCCCCTCGCCCACGGCTGGTCTGAAGACTGCTTCTCCGACTCATCGTTTCCTCACCCCCCAGACGACGCCGTCCGCCGGCCAGTCGTCCGGGCGTGGCCATTCGGGGAATTTTAAACTCCCATCTGGGCCCAACACCTTTGGCGGAGGGCACCCTGCAAGTAATTTCTGGCCCCCCGGGGAGAAGCCCCGCATCGTAACCAAATCTGCTCCGACGTTGTCCATCCCCGCGGAGACGGATGCGGTTCTTCCGTGCGAGGCGACaggagaacccaggcctttcgtCACGTGGACCCGCATCGCCACAG gAGCCCTGATGACCCCCAACACGAAAACCCACCGCTTCGAAGTCTTGCGAAACGGCACCTTCGTCATCCGAAACGCTCAGCCCCAAGACGGCGGCCGCTACCTGTGCACGGCCACCAACCTGCACGGGCTGGACAAAATGGCGGTCGCGCTGTCCGTCGCCGCCCGGCCGCCCGAGATGGCCACCGCCCACTACCGGGACGTCACCGTCTACCTGGGGGACACCATCGCCATGGAGTGTCTGGCCGACGGGGTCCCCCCGCCGCACATCTCCTGGATCTTCCCCGACCGGAAGGTCTGGCAGACCGTGTCCACGGCCGAGGCGCGGATCACGCTCCACCGGAACCGGACCCTGTCCATCAAGGACGCCACCTTCTCCGACCGGGGAGTGTACAAGTGCGTGGCCGGCAACGCGGCCGGGACGGACAGCCTGGCCGTCCGCCTCCACGTGGCCGCCCTGCCTCCCATCATCCAGCAGGAGAAGCGGGAGAACATCTCCCTGCCCCCCGGGATCGGCGTCAACATCCACTGCTCGGCCAAGGCCGCCCCGCCTCCCACCATCCGCTGGCGGCTCCTCGACGGGACCCAGATCCGGCCTTCCCAGTTCGCCAACGGAAACGTGTTCGTCTTCCCCAACGGGACCCTCTACCTGCGCCACGTGGCCCCCGAGGACAGCGGGACTTACGAGTGCGTGGCGGCCAACGCCGTGGGGGTCGCCAGGAGGACCGTCCGCCTCACGGTTCGCCAgggcggggccgaggcccggATCGCCCGGACCTCGCCCCGCCAGACGGACGTCACGTACGGGGGCACCCTGCGCCTCGACTGTTCCGCTTCGGGGGACCCCCGGCCGACGATACTCTGGCGGTTGCCTTCCAAGAGGATGATCGATTCGCTCTTCAG TTTGGAGACGAGAACCAGGGTGCTGGCGAACGGCAGCCTCGTGGTGCAGTCGGTGACGGACGGAGACGCGGGGGACTACCTGTGCGTCGCCCGCAACCGTCTCGGGGACGACTCCGCGGCCCTGAGGGTCAACGTGACCATGAGGCCGGCCAGGATCGAACGCAGGGAGGAGCCCGACCGCAGGGTCGCGTACGGGGGGGGC CTGACGGTGGACTGCGTGGCCTCCGGTCTCCCGGTCCCCGACGTCTCCTGGAGCCTGCCGGACGGCAGCACGGTCAACGCCCTGATGCAGTCGGACGACGGCGGAGGCGGGGCCAAGCGCTACGTGCTCTTCCACAACGGGACCCTCTACTTTCACGACGTGGGCCTGGGGGAGCAGGGCGACTACACCTGCCTGGCGGAGAACCCGATGGGGAGAGACGAGATGCGGATCCGGGTGCGGGTCCTGGCCGAGCCGGCCGCCATCAGGAACAAGGGCGACTCGGTGGCGGACGTGCTCTACGGGGAGGCCGTGAGCGTGGCCTGCGAGTCCCGAGGGGAGCCGGCCCCGACGGTCACCTGGCTGTCCCCGGCCAACCTGCCCATCCCGCCGGCGTCCGCCAAGTACCGGGTGTCCCGGGACGGCACCCTGCTCATCCGGGAGGCCCGGCGCTCCGACGGTGGGAACTACACCTGCGTGGTGCGCAacggggccggggaggaccgCAAGGTGGTCCGGGTGCGTGTGAGCGTCCGGCGGCCCCGCATCAACGGCAGCCCCGACGCCGTGACCGCCGTCCGCGAGATCGCCGCCCGGGGGGACCGCAAGCTCATCGACTGCCGGGCCgagggggtcccggccccccgcGTCCTGTGGGCCTTCCCCCAGGGGGTGGTCCTGCCCGCCCCTTACTACGGCCGGCGGATCACCGTGCACCGCAACGGCACCCTGGACGTCCGGGACCTGCGGGAGAGCGACTCGGTGCGGCTGGTGTGCATCGGCCGCAACGAGGGCGGGGAGGCCCGGCTGGTGGTCCAGCTCACCGTCCTGGACCCCCGGGGCGGGCCCGTCTTCCGCGACCCCGTGGACGAGGAGATCACGGCCGCGGCGGGCCACACCATCAACCTCAACTGCTCCGCCGAGGGCCGCCCGGACCCCACCGTCCTCTGGATCCTCCCCGACGGGAGCGAGGTCCCCGGGGGCCGCCGGCTGGGCCGCTTCTTCCACAAGGGGGACGGGGTGCTGCACATCAGCGCCCTGGCGCCGGCCGACGCGGGGCCCTACCGCTGCCTGGCCCGCAACCCGGCCGGCTCCGCCCAGCGCCGGGTCTCGCTCGgggtcggccccggccccgcccgcccggtcAGCGTCCCCGGCGGGGAGACCCTGCTCCTCCACTGCGGCCCCCCCGGGAGCCGGCCCGTGGGGGTCTCCTGGACGCTGCCCGGCGGCCGGGTGCTCGACCGGCCCCAGACGGCGGGCCGCTTCACCCTCTTCGAGAACGGCTCCCTGAGCGTGCGGGAGGCCTCGGGGGAGGACCGCGGCACCTACCTTTGCCGGGCCGCCGCCGTGGACCACGGCCCCCCGCTGACCAGCGTCCCCGTGGCCGTGGTGGCCCCCACCGCTCCCCGGGTGGTCCGCTCGCGGGCGGGGAGCAGCGTGAGGCTGGACTGCGCGGtcgcgggggtccccggggccgaGGTCACGTGGCGGCTCCCCGACGGCTCGCCCCTGaccgcggggccccgggcccgcctctACGGGAACAAGCTCCTCCACCCGCAGGGCGCGCTGCTCATCCAGCGGGCCACGCCCGGGGACGCGGGCTTCTACAGCTGCACTGCCCGAAACCAACTGGGGAGCCACTCCCAAACCACCTACGTTCACGTCCTCTGA